One Anaerolineales bacterium DNA segment encodes these proteins:
- a CDS encoding transposase has translation METNLLEELTVMELPDPHRRLIWTTNMVERLIEEIRRRS, from the coding sequence ATGGAGACGAACCTGCTCGAGGAATTGACGGTGATGGAGCTGCCGGATCCCCATCGTCGGCTGATCTGGACGACGAATATGGTAGAGAGGCTCATTGAGGAAATCCGCCGGCGATCATAG